The genomic DNA TGGCAACTTATCTCCAGTATGATTTAGTATCCCATCTCTAACTTCCATGCTCAAATTTAAACCACCTGAGCCTTTATGCTTTTCTATATAATCAACTATAAACAAGCTATATTCATTATGCTTAAACCCTTCTGGATTCAACTTATCAAGAACAAGTTCTCCACAATGTCCAAAAGGAGTATGACCTAAATCGTGCCCTAGCGCAATAGCTTCTATCAAATCTTCATTTAAACGCAATGCTCTACCTATAGTTCTAGCAATTTGAGAAACCTCTAAAGTATGAGTCAATCTTGTTCTATAGTGATCACCTGCTGGCGCTAAAAATACTTGTGTTTTGTGCTTCAATCTTCGAAATGCCTTCGAATGAAGTATTCGATCTCTATCCCTTTGATATATAGTTCTAAGTTCACATTGCTCCTCTTCAACAAATCTCCCAGATGAGTCAGCACTGTGCATTGCAAATTCACTCAAATTTTCACTTTCCCATTGTTCTCGCATTAGTCGATCGTTCATAGCATTCCTCCAAATTAAGACTTTCTCTATTGATACCCTTTATAAGGATTTCAAACCGAGCTCATAATCAAATAAAGAGTGCAAAGGCCTACTTTGCACTCTTGTAAACAAAATAATCTTCAAATTTTCTTAAACTACACTTATTTTTCTATGATGATTCAATATAACTTCTGCTGTCTCTTCAATTGCATTATTCGAAACATTAATCACTTTGCAACCTAATTTTTCAAATACACCATTGGCATGATCAATTTCTTCATAAATTCTATCTAGGTTTGCATAAGCAGCATTTTCATCTAAACCAAGTGCTTTAAGTCTCTCTATTCTGATTTCGTTAAGCTTTACAGGATTTGCAGTAAGCCCAACTATATGTCTTGGATCTATTTCAAAAAGCTCTTTTGGAAGACTCGCCTCTGGCACCAACGGTACATTGGCAACTTTCAGCGCCTTGTGAGCTAGGTACATACTAAGCGGTGTCTTTGAAGTTCTAGAAATTCCAATTAGAACCACATCGGCATCTAATATTCCTCTGTAATCCTTACCGTCATCATATTTCACTGCAAATTCAACAGCTTCTATTCTGCTAAAATAAGATTTATCCATCTTTTTTGATGCTATCAATATATTCTTGGACTTTTGTCCGAGCTTATCTTCAAAAGTGTCCAACAATGTACCATAAACATCGATGACTGTAATCTCACGTTCTCTAGCTTTTTTCATCAAATAATTCTTAATTCTCGGTAAAAATATAGTAACCAAAATCATACTTTGTTGTGGTTTATCTATTTTTTCAATCAAATCATCAATCTGATCCTTTTCCGTAATATAAGGAAATCTTTTTAATGAAAAATTCGTCATATCAAATTGATTTGTAATAGCCCTAGCTAAACTCTCTCCAGTCTCAACAATATAATCAGATACGACATATAGCTCACATATTTCCATTTAAACCACAACCTTAAAATTCTATTTTTTTGTCAATATACGCTTCTAATTCATCAATTTTAATTCTAACTTGCTCCATAGTATCACGATCTCTGACTGTAACACTAGCGTCTTCTAATGAATCATAGTCAAATGTAATACAAAGTGGCGTACCAATCTCATCTTGTCTTCTATATCTTTTACCAATACTACCAGTAACATCGTAATCTATCATAAATCTCTTAGCCAATTTCTCAAAAACTACCTCAGCATCATCTGAAAGTTTTTTAGTAAGTGGAAGTACTGCAGCTTTAAATGGTGCTAATGCTGGATGGAACTTCATAACAGAACGTGATGAACCATCTTCTAACTCCTCTTCTTTGTAAGCATCAACTAAGAACGCAAGCGTAACACGATCTGCTCCAAGCGATGGCTCTATAACATATGGTACATACTTTTCATTTTTCACCTGATCATGGTATCTCAAATCCTGACCTGAAACTTCCATATGACGTGATAAGTCAAAATCAGTACGATCTGCTATACCCCAAAGTTCTCCCCAGCCAAATGGGAATAAGTACTCGAAATCTGTAGTAGCATTACTGTAATGAGAAAGCTCTTCTTTGTCGTGATCTCTAAGTCTTAATTTTTCTTCTTCAATACCAAGATTTAATAACCAATCGCGGCAGAAATCTTTCCAATATGCAAACCACTTAAGATCTTCACCTGGCTCGCAGAAAAACTCAAGCTCCATTTGCTCAAATTCACGAGTTCTAAATGTAAAGTTACCAGGAGTAATTTCATTTCTAAAAGATTTACCAATTTGAGCTATACCAAATGGAATTTTCTTTCTAGATGATCTAGTAACACTCTTGAAGTTTGTAAATATACCTTGAGCAGTCTCTGGTCTAAGATAAATCTCTGATTTTGAATCCTCAGTTACACCTTGGAATGTTTTAAACATAAGATTAAATTGTCTGATATTTGTAAACTCATGCTCTCCACATTTAGGACACTTAATTCCATTTTCAGAAATATATTCTTCCATTTTTTCATTTGACCAGCCATCAACTACTTCTTCATGACCTTTTTTCTTCATGAAATCTTCAATTAAATTATCTGCTCTCCATCTTGCCTTACATTTTTTACAGTCCATAAGAGGATCACTAAATCCACCTAAATGTCCTGACGCTACCCAAGTTTGTGGATTCATAAGAATAGCAGCATCTAAACCTACATTGTACTTGCTCTCCTGTACGAATTTTTTCCACCATGCTTTTTTTACATTATTTTTAAGCTCTACACCTAATGGACCATAGTCCCATGTATTTGCCAATCCACCATAGATTTCAGATCCTGGGAATACAAAACCTCTAGATTTTGATAGTGATACTATTTTTTCCATTGTCACTTTATTTGCCATGTTGAAATCCTCCTTTATCGTCATATGCTAATAAAGCATATTTTCTATTTCTTTAATAAATGCCATAGATTTTAACTCACTAATCTCAGTGTGATAATATATATAATCAAGCAAAATTATTGTGATTTTTTCTACCATCTCTTTATTATAATAAATTTTCGCGATTTCTTCAAATCTTATATAGGTAATCTTCATCAAAAAAGCTGCAATTTCTTCACCAATCGAGTCATAAGTCATGTCTTTACGCTCATTAGCAAGGCTCCCTTGAGCAATACTAAAAAAACACGGCGTTAGCTTAGAATCATACTCTTGATGATTTATTCTATAACCCAATATAGAAATCAACTTTACTGTAAAAGAAAGTGTAAGTATTTTTTTCAACAAATCATCATCCAGCTCAATCAATGTGCGAAGATATTTATCAAACATATCGTAAATCCTATGATGTTCATCTTCTTCCAACAATAATTTTGACAATAACTCTGCACAAAGCATAGCATAAGAATAACCAATCAAATCTTCCCTAATCTTATAGTGGCTATCCAAGAGATCACAACCATTTATTGAATAATACTTTTTCCCCCGATAAAGCTGAAATTGTCCCCTAACTAACAATTGAGAGCAAGACAAATATTTACTCTTATTTCGTCTTGCTCCTCTTGCCATAACGGCTAAATTTCCTCTATCTTTTGTAAATATGGTCAATATCAGATCATCGTCTCTATAATTTACTTTTTTTAAAACGATTCCCTCTATGTCCAAAATCATTTTACTTATAACCCATGCGCTTAACTAAGTGTTCTTTTTCTCTCCAGTTCTTATTTACCTTAACCCAGAGCTGTAAATTTACCTTACTTCCCATGAATTTTTCGATTTCTTCTCTAGCGCTCTTACCTATACCTTTTAGCTTTCGACCGCCTTTTCCTATAATTATTCCCTTATGAGATTCCTTCTCACAGTGAATAGTAGCATGTATATCAATAATTTCTTGATTAGCTCTTTGAGAAAATTTCTCTACGCTTACCGCAATTCCATGTGGAACCTCTTGATCTAAATAGTGAAGTCCTTTTTCTCTAATAATCTCAGAAACGATAACACGCTCAGTTTGATCCGTTATCATGTCATCAGGGTAATACATCGGACCTTCCTCTAAAACATTGTATAGGGCCGTCATTACACCATTTGTATTGGCTCCCTCTTTCGCTGAAATAGGAACTATAGCGTCAAACAATTCCATATCATCAAATTTATCTATCAAACGCTCCAAAAGCGCCTCACTTAACAAATCTATCTTATTTAAAACCAATATTTTAGGAACTTTTAACCCCTTCATCTTTTCTAATATGAATTGATCCCATTTCCCCATTTCTTTACTATTGTCAACCACCCAAACTACTGCATCAATATCCTTAAGCGCTTCAAACGTCTGCACTTCCATATATTTTCCTAAATCATTCTTAGCCTTCTGAATACCCGGAGTATCCAAGAACACCACTTGCATTTTGTCATTTGTAAAAATACATTTAATTTGATTTCTAGTAGTTTGTGGCTTATCAGAAATTATACTGATTTTCTCTCCGATAATTTGATTTAATAAAGTTGATTTTCCAACATTTGGTCTGCCTATAATTGACACAAAACCTGATCTAAATTCCATAAATTTTAAAACTCCTTTTTCTTAGCACCTAAATCCTCTGGCCCAAAGCCAAATGGGAATAGATCCTCTAATGTATATTCCTTATAATCATCTACATCATTTGCAATGATTATTCTAAGTTCTTTTGAAAACTCTCGCATAACTTGTCTGCACACTCCACAAGGATAGGTATAACCATCCACATCACTTGTTATTACAATCATTTCAAATTCTTTTACACCTTCTGAAATTGCTTTAAAATAAGCAGTACGCTCTGCACAATTCGTCGGTGTATAAGATGCTGATTCAATATTACACCCCGTATAAACCTTCCCATTTTTAGCCAACAATGCTGCCCCAACCCTAAACTTAGAATATGGAACATAGGCAAAATTCTTAGCTTCAATAGCCTTTTCAATCAACGTCTTAATCTCCAATGTCTTGCCTCCTATTCTATCTTCATCTTAGTACTTAATTTAATAACTTGAATCCAAGTTTTACCAGGATTCAAAGATATTACATTTCCATCAGAATCTTTGTAGATAGTCTTCGCTCTACGATCTGACTTCTCCCAAGTTACAGCGATAGCCTTACCATTAGTGACATAGTAGCCCTTACCCGTACCAACAAACTTCACAGAATATCTTCCATAACTATCTATAGTATTTGTATCAGCTCTTTGAATTAATATATTCTTAGCTGTAATTGGCTCTTGATTATTCTCATCTACATGAAGCTTACCATCTTTGTAGCGCTTGTAGACCTTATTTTCCGCATCATACTTGTATTCAGTGATATTTTCCCTTTGATAGTCAATCCATACAAAATTAGCAACATCACCGCTTGCCATATCCGTATCTTCTAAATTAAACTTAAAAGTATCGTACTTTGGTTCTTGTCTATACTTATGCTGTTTTTGAGCACTTCTAATTTTATCTATATCAGTATACAGAGTATGCTCTCCTTTTTTACCAGTTTTATAATATCTATAAAAAGCTCCACCAGAATTTCTAATTTCATCAATATCAGCAACTCCAAGAGCCTTAATATCCGCAAAAGCCTGCTCGCTACCACCACAATGAGTATAAACAGCATCATATTCCAATGCCTTTGTTATAAAATACGGTCTTGCACTTCTAACTGGTCCTATTCTAACTGGTTTATTTTCCAAAAATATAGCCATATACCTAGTAATAGTTCCCTCTGCTAAAAACTCATATACTATATCCGCTTCACCAACACCAGCTTGCCATCTAGCTGCTCTGTGATTATCTAACATAACTGCTATAGGTCTTTTTTCAAGAATACTAGCATCCTTAACAAATTGACCTGTAAGAGGTGACAAATACGATACTTCTGCCTCACCTTGCTCACCTTCTGTACCTTGATTAGAAACATCTTCTTGATCTTTTTCATCGGGCTTAACTTCCGTAGACTCAGAACTACTTTCTTCTTTTCCATCTACAGTTATAGGATTTTCTTGACCTGCTTCAGTGCTTATACTGTGATCTTTCTCAACTTCAGCTTTTTCTCCGCCACAAGCTGATAACAAACTCGCTGCTACTAATATTGTCAATAAAATCTTTCGTTTATTCATATCCTCGCTCCCAATCTATTCTTCGATTTCTTCTTCGAATTTTTCTAATATCTCAACAAAAACCTCTTTAACTCTTCGCTTCATTACCTTCTTTACTATGAAAATAAGCCCTTCATGCTCAACTTTATCCCCATTTTTAGGAACCCTATCAAGCGTATTGAATATATATCCGCCTACAGAATCATAGTCTTCTTTATCTTCATCACTAAATTTCACATCAAAGGCATCTTCAACCTCTTCTAAATCCATATCTCCAGTAATAATATACTTGTTGTCGGCAATTTGCTCTATCTTCTTTTCTTCAGAATCATATTCATCAAATATTTCTCCTACGATTTCTTCCAAAATGTCCTCTATGGTAACCAAACCTTCTGTACCACCATATTCATCAAGTACTATGGCCATATGCACCTTTTTTAACTGTAATTCTTTAAGAAGCTTGCTTAGTTTCTTGCCTTCTGGTATATAATATGCCTCTCTCAAGAGTTCATTGAGCTTTGCAGTCTTTAAATCACGCTTAGCGTCAGCTGCTATCTTTAATAAATCCTTTGCATAAACTATACCTATGATATTGTCTATACTCTCTCTGTAAACAGGTATTCTAGAATGTCCCTTCTCCATAACCAAAGCAATGACTTCCTCTACAGAAGTATCATCTTCTATCGCTACCATATCAATTCGCGGAATCATAATATCAGACACTTCAGCCTCATCGATTTCGAACACACCCTCAATCATCTCACGCTCTTGATGTTTCACTACGCCCTCTTCTTCGCCAACATCTACTAATGACATTATTTCCTCTTCAGTAACCACAGCTGTAACTCCACGCATTTCTCCTCCAGCAATTCTGATAACTAGGTTTGAAATAGTTGTAAACAACCATAAAAGTGGCTTGAATATAACCTGTAAAAACTGCAGAATTCCTGAAGTCTTTAGTGCAACTTTCTCTGCATTTTGTGCAGCATAGGACTTCGGTGAAATCTCTCCAAATATGAGAATCAACGTAGTCATTATAAAAGTCGCCAAAAGAACACCCTGCCCTCCACCAACTAGTCTTCCAACTAATTGAGTCGTAATAGCAGTAGCCGCAATATTTACAATATTATTTCCAAGCAAAATAGTAATCAAAAAATCATTCAATTTGTTTTTCAAAATGTCCATCAAGCGCTCGATATCTTTTTTGCTCTCACTTTCCTCTAATTGCCTTATCTTAGCAATATTCATCGCCATCAAAGCAGTCTCAGAACTAGAAAAAAACGCCGAGCACAAAAGTAATACAATCAAAATCACCAAATTCAAATACAAGTCAGCATCCGCCAAAATTAATCCCTCCTGAAGCATAATTATGTGATCTAGTTAGTTTTTAAACACTTCTATCTCTTTCATTATCTCTTTTTCTTTACCTCGCATTATAACCTTTTCTTCTTCAATCATGTGATCATAGCCCAAAAGATGAAGTATACTATGTGCTGTCAAATAAAGCATCTCCCTCTCGAAACTATGTCCAAAATCAGCAGATTGTTCTAAAGCTCTCTCACACGATATAACTATATCTCCTAGTATTACCTCTTCTTCCATCCCAAACTCATCTTCTCCCATAGGAAAAGAAAGTACATCCGTTGGCATATCCTTGCCTCTAAAATCAGAATTCAAATTCTGTATTTCATTATTGTCAACAAATGATACACTCACCTCTGATTCCAATGTTTGATTTTCCATAACCAATGCTATCTTTATTACTTCTATCATAGAATCCATCAATTCTTGACTAATCTCTAATTTATCTTGTCTATCATCGAAATAAACGTTCACTGTCCTACCTCCTATTGTTATGTTTTTTTTCATGTTTATTCTGATTCTTTTCACTAATTTCATAAGCCTCTATCACTCGCTGAACCAAAGGATGTCTTACAACATCTACTTTAGAAAAATGACTTATCTCTATACCTTTTATACCCTCTAATATCCTAAGAGCATCAATTAAACCTGACTTTTTGCCCCTCGGAAGGTCTACCTGAGTAATATCTCCAGTAATTATTGCTCTAGACCCATATCCAAGTCTAGTCAAAAACATCTTCATTTGCTCCTTAGTGGTGTTTTGGGCCTCATCTAATATAACATAAGCTGCATCTAGAGTTCGCCCTCTCATGTACGCTAGAGGAGCTATTTCTATAGCACCTTTTTCCTGAAATCCCATAAGAGCTTCTGGTCCTAGTATATCATAAAGCGCATCATTTATAGGCCTGAGATAAGGTCCTATCTTATCTTGCAAATCACCAGGTAAAAATCCAAGATTTTCGCCTGCTTCCACAGCTGGTCTCGTAATTATGATTTTATTAACCTCTCCCTTTTTAAATGCACTGATAGCTTTTGCTACTGCCAAATAAGTCTTTCCCGTACCCGCTGGACCTATACCAAATACTATATCATTTTTGTGCATACGGTCTATGTACTGCTTTTGCCCCATAGTTTTTGGCTTGATAGGCTTTCCTTTATAAGTAACACAAAGAATTTCATCTAATTGCTTCGTCAAATCTTTGTGACCATTTTCTCTCATCATCTGAATCTGATAATTCAAATCTTGCTTTGATAAATGCTTTTTCTGCTCTATTAGTACTACTAGATTTGAAATCAATTCCTCTACAGCTTCTACTCTCTTCTCGTCACCATTTAACTTCAATCCACTATCTGTTGGCATAAGCAAAACTTTTGTCTCTCGCTCTATCATCTTTTTAAACTGATCATGTCTGCCAAACAAAGCCTGGATTATTTGCTGGTGATTAACTTCAAAAACTAATTCTTTATTATAATCCACCACGAAGCCTCCCAAAATTTTTGTCTTTATATAATATACTCTAACAGCCTTTATTTCAATAATAAATATACGTCTTAAATATACCATATATAGCTAAATTAATCCAGTTTTTAGAGTCAAAAAAAACCTGGATATAAATATCCAGGATTAATTTAAATGCTTTTTAACCATTTGATTTACAATAGTACCATCGGCGCGTCCTTTCACCTTTGGCATAACAGCTCCCATTACCTTACCCATATCACGCATGCTCTCAGCTCCAGTAGCTTCAATAGCTTCTTTCACGATAGCTTCAACTTCCTCTTCAGAAAGTTGCTCTGGCATGTACGGTTCAAGTAATTTAATCTCAGACTCTGCTTGCTCAACCAAATCGTCACGATTCGCTTTTTTGAAGTCTTCTATGGAATCTTTCTTTTGCTTAATCTGCTTCGCAATAATATCGATAACATCAGCATCAGAAAGCTCTGTTCTAGTATCAACTTCCTTTTGCTTGACAGCGGCTCTAGCCATCATCAAGACATCTTTCTTCAACTTTTCTTTGTTGCGCATTGCAACCTTAAAGTCTTCCATCAACTGCTCTTTTAATGACATAACTTCTCACCTCGAGAATTATCTTCTTTTATTTTTTCTTCTTGCAGCCTCAGCTTTTAATTTCTTTTTAACACTAGGCTTTTCATAGCGTTGGTGTTTTCTAGCTTCTTTCAAAATACCTGCTTTAGCAATGTCTCTTCTAAATCTCTTTAGTGCGTTTTCCAAAGATTCGTTGTTACCTACTTTAACTTCTGCCATGTTCATAACCTCCCCTCTCATACCGCAGTAAAACTGCAGGAGAATTCGGACTTTGTTATTATACTATACTTTCACGCATAAATCAAGCCCTAACCTGCTGGCCAATTTAATTTTCTTCCACCTAATAAATGAAAGTGTAAATGCTTAACTTCTTGTCCACCAAGTTCACCACAATTAGCAACCAAACGATAGCCGTCAGATGCGATGTTTTCCTGTCTTGCAATCTTTTGAGCTGCTAGCACTAAATGTCCAGCAAGCTCTTTATCCTTATCTTCTAAGGCCTCAAGTGATTCGATATGAGCTTTAGGTATAATCAAAACATGCGTAGGTGCACTTGGATTAATATCTCTAAAAGCATAAACTAACTCGTCCTCATAGACTTTATCAGATGGAATATCACCTTTGATGATCTTGCAAAAAATACATTGATCCATGCTATTCACCTCCCATCTCACTATCTTTTATTATACCTCTTTTACAGTTAATTTAAAATCCCTATTAGCAAATTTCCTAAAACTTTTTCAAGTTTAACAGAAGCAATCGCACCTTCTTCGATTTCTCCCTCTATTCCAACCTTCAAATAATTTTTCGTATGCCCAACAACATGACCATTTTCATGTTGTTCAAAAAGTACATCATAGCTTTTTCCTAACTGAGACTTTTTAAATTCATTCGAAAGCATTTCAACCACATCTATTAAAATTTTACTTCTCTCATTTTTCACATTGCCATCTACTTGGTCTTTTCTCTCTGCTGCTACTGTACCACTTCTTGGAGAATATCTAAATACATGAACCTCTGCAAACCTTACAGTCTTTACAAACTCTGCAGTTGTCTTAAACTCTTCATCTGTTTCTCCAGGAAAACCAACTATAATATCAGTAGTAATAGCCGCATCTGGATAAAAACTCCTAATATCATCGACTGCATCTAAATACTCTTTTGTGTTGTACTTTCTATTCATTCTCTGGAGCACACTATCACAGCCACTTTGAAGTGATAAATGAAAATGCGGACAAAAACTATCTATAGACTTCATTCTTTCTAGAAAATCATGTGTAATATACGTAGGCTCTAATGAGCTGAGTCTAATTCTATCTACACCCTCTACATTAGCAACTTCTTCAATTACATCCACAAGTCTTTGCTCTCCTAAATCCTTACCATACGACCCCACATGAATTCCGGTAAGCACAACCTCCTTGTAACCATTTGAAACTAACCTTTTAACCTCTTTGACTATATTTTCCATTAATCTACTTCTAATCGGCCCTCTAGCATATGGAATTATACAATATGAACAAAAATTATTGCATCCCTCTTGAATTTTTATATATGCTCTAGTCATACCATCCGTTTCCGAAATCTCCGACTCATCAAATACTCTGTTTTTCATGATATCAGATACAACAGCGATTTTGTGTTGCTCCCTTGCAAACTCCTCACAAAGCTCAACTATCTTGTATTTATCCTTTGTGCCTGCTATAACATCTATCTCTTCTATCTCTCGCACCTTATCCTCTGCTACCTGCACATAACAACCAACCGCCGCTACTATTGCATTTGGATTGTGTTTTTTCACTCTTCTAATAACCTGTCTAGATTTTCTATCACTCAAATTCGTTACCGTACAAGTATTTATGATGCAAACATCCGCAAACTCTTCTTCCGAAACAACTTCATACCCCTTTGCTTCAAACTTTTCTATCATAGATTCCGTTTCGTAGGAATTCACTTTACAACCTAACGTGAACGTAAATACCGTTTTTTTACGTCCATGCTTCTCGAAAAATTCTTTACT from Tissierellales bacterium includes the following:
- the mtaB gene encoding tRNA (N(6)-L-threonylcarbamoyladenosine(37)-C(2))-methylthiotransferase MtaB, with the protein product MEIKEKVDINLDSKEFFEKHGRKKTVFTFTLGCKVNSYETESMIEKFEAKGYEVVSEEEFADVCIINTCTVTNLSDRKSRQVIRRVKKHNPNAIVAAVGCYVQVAEDKVREIEEIDVIAGTKDKYKIVELCEEFAREQHKIAVVSDIMKNRVFDESEISETDGMTRAYIKIQEGCNNFCSYCIIPYARGPIRSRLMENIVKEVKRLVSNGYKEVVLTGIHVGSYGKDLGEQRLVDVIEEVANVEGVDRIRLSSLEPTYITHDFLERMKSIDSFCPHFHLSLQSGCDSVLQRMNRKYNTKEYLDAVDDIRSFYPDAAITTDIIVGFPGETDEEFKTTAEFVKTVRFAEVHVFRYSPRSGTVAAERKDQVDGNVKNERSKILIDVVEMLSNEFKKSQLGKSYDVLFEQHENGHVVGHTKNYLKVGIEGEIEEGAIASVKLEKVLGNLLIGILN